One Bradyrhizobium zhanjiangense DNA segment encodes these proteins:
- a CDS encoding sensor histidine kinase: protein MAFFILVQMGLQSQSGFGGLFFLLPGIFLCSLLFDRGSTFLGTALATLYAVYAAPAAPWTAHLLPLGLFVATGLGIGVVAEGFRNELERMVAAEKAKTVLLMELAHRTKNNLAMLSAMMRLQAKQAGVSAADALGDMASRIQVMSQVYDHLTIRAERKVVDAKQYLTEICQHLSASITGTSPVAITARADELYIHSEQAVPIAIIVNELVTNSLKYAFPDGRPGHIHVDLHADSEVVLTVSDNGVGIRTQQPEGVGSRVLSLLSQQLRGTIDYENLDQGCRVTLRMPKPSV, encoded by the coding sequence ATGGCGTTCTTCATTCTTGTGCAAATGGGTCTGCAATCGCAAAGCGGCTTCGGCGGATTGTTCTTCCTTCTTCCCGGGATCTTTCTATGTAGCCTTCTGTTCGATCGCGGTAGCACATTTTTGGGGACCGCACTCGCCACGTTATATGCGGTGTACGCCGCGCCCGCTGCACCGTGGACTGCCCATCTTCTACCTTTGGGATTGTTCGTTGCGACCGGTCTCGGTATCGGCGTAGTTGCAGAGGGATTTCGTAACGAACTGGAGAGGATGGTTGCCGCCGAGAAAGCGAAAACGGTTCTTCTCATGGAGTTGGCGCATCGCACGAAGAACAATTTAGCTATGTTATCCGCGATGATGCGATTGCAGGCCAAGCAGGCTGGCGTGAGCGCGGCCGACGCGCTCGGCGACATGGCCTCACGTATCCAGGTGATGTCACAGGTCTACGATCACCTCACGATCAGGGCCGAGCGGAAGGTTGTCGATGCCAAGCAGTATCTCACAGAAATATGCCAGCATCTTTCCGCGTCAATCACTGGGACAAGCCCTGTGGCGATCACGGCTCGGGCGGATGAGCTGTATATTCACAGCGAGCAGGCCGTCCCAATCGCGATCATCGTCAATGAGCTTGTTACGAACAGCCTAAAGTATGCCTTCCCGGACGGGCGGCCGGGTCATATCCACGTCGACCTTCATGCCGACAGCGAAGTGGTCCTTACCGTGAGTGACAACGGCGTCGGCATCCGAACGCAGCAGCCGGAAGGCGTTGGATCGCGGGTTCTATCTCTGCTATCACAGCAACTCCGCGGCACGATCGATTACGAAAATCTGGATCAGGGTTGCCGCGTCACACTCCGAATGCCTAAGCCTAGTGTCTAG